From Streptomyces durmitorensis, a single genomic window includes:
- a CDS encoding NUDIX hydrolase family protein, protein MSDTTETTPGWLTSDELEQARNRMPILYVEAVPVRVDDNGEVTSIGLLLGMGRDGSVSRSLVSGRVLHHERVRDALLRHLEKDLGPAALPRVPASLQPFTVAEYFPTQGITPFHDPRQHAVSLAYIVPVAGDCRPRQDALDLAWFSPQEALSVVVQNEMPGGHGVLLKQALAHAGCLS, encoded by the coding sequence ATGTCTGACACGACCGAAACCACGCCCGGCTGGCTGACCTCCGACGAGCTCGAGCAGGCCCGTAACCGCATGCCGATCCTGTACGTCGAGGCCGTGCCGGTGCGCGTCGACGACAACGGCGAAGTCACCAGCATCGGACTGCTGTTGGGGATGGGGCGGGACGGGTCGGTCAGCCGCTCCCTCGTCTCCGGCCGGGTCCTGCACCACGAGCGGGTCCGTGACGCCCTGCTGCGCCACCTGGAGAAGGATCTCGGCCCTGCGGCGCTCCCCCGCGTCCCGGCCTCCCTCCAGCCCTTCACCGTCGCCGAGTACTTCCCGACGCAGGGCATCACGCCGTTCCACGACCCCCGCCAGCACGCGGTGTCCCTCGCCTACATCGTCCCGGTCGCCGGCGACTGCCGCCCCCGGCAGGACGCTCTCGACCTGGCGTGGTTCAGCCCGCAGGAGGCCTTGTCGGTGGTGGTCCAGAACGAGATGCCGGGCGGTCACGGCGTCCTGCTCAAGCAGGCCCTGGCGCACGCCGGTTGCCTGTCCTGA
- a CDS encoding YncE family protein, with protein MSSTIRRARRTTAITVSLAAGGALVSAGTADADTARTGSPTETAPIRQGLYQSAYSERNDALWMTSSVGMPPATVTDSRLLRVDPDTLKVEKAYTPPVTDAATGAVESVYGVAVDDEHNTVWTTNTRDNSVAVYSQRTGKRLATLPNVNHAREIVVDERRDTVWASSFADGSLVAFDSATFKEKKRVTVPGTGPTGITVNERTGSVYAADYHGARIIEISRRAESPRLIPAGKGPLSIALSKNGRTAYTADQTSGTVTVVDLRKGAVTRSVPTGGGTKSVAVDHRSGHVLAVNRTTATVTVVDPHKGEVVKSVGTGVNPNHVHVADGHAYVTDKSGSGPAGEDLLTRVHLHR; from the coding sequence ATGAGCTCAACCATCCGCCGGGCCCGCCGTACCACCGCGATCACCGTGTCGCTCGCCGCGGGAGGTGCCCTCGTCTCGGCAGGCACCGCGGACGCCGACACCGCGAGGACCGGCTCGCCCACCGAAACGGCGCCGATCAGGCAAGGCCTCTACCAGTCCGCGTACTCGGAGCGGAACGACGCGCTCTGGATGACCTCTTCCGTGGGCATGCCGCCCGCCACGGTCACCGACTCGCGTCTGCTGAGAGTCGACCCGGACACGCTGAAGGTCGAGAAGGCCTACACGCCGCCGGTCACCGACGCGGCCACCGGCGCGGTCGAGTCGGTCTACGGCGTCGCCGTCGACGACGAGCACAACACCGTCTGGACTACCAACACCCGCGACAACTCCGTCGCCGTCTACAGCCAGCGCACCGGCAAGCGCCTCGCCACGCTGCCGAACGTGAACCACGCCCGCGAGATCGTCGTGGACGAGCGGCGCGACACCGTGTGGGCGAGCTCCTTCGCCGACGGCAGCCTCGTCGCGTTCGACTCCGCCACCTTCAAGGAGAAGAAGCGCGTCACCGTCCCCGGCACGGGACCGACGGGCATCACCGTGAACGAGCGGACCGGTTCGGTGTACGCCGCCGACTACCACGGCGCCCGGATCATCGAGATCTCCCGCCGCGCCGAGAGCCCGCGGCTCATCCCGGCCGGCAAGGGACCGCTCTCGATCGCCCTCTCCAAGAACGGCCGCACCGCCTACACCGCCGACCAGACCTCCGGCACGGTCACGGTCGTCGACCTGCGCAAGGGCGCCGTCACCCGGTCCGTGCCCACCGGCGGCGGCACCAAGTCCGTGGCCGTCGACCACCGCTCGGGCCACGTCCTTGCCGTCAACCGCACGACCGCCACCGTCACGGTCGTCGACCCGCACAAGGGCGAGGTCGTGAAGTCCGTGGGCACCGGCGTGAACCCCAACCACGTCCATGTGGCCGACGGCCACGCGTACGTGACCGACAAGTCGGGCTCGGGTCCCGCGGGCGAGGACCTGCTGACCCGCGTCCACCTGCACCGCTGA
- a CDS encoding YhgE/Pip domain-containing protein gives MDDDNAPRHSGTEARASALLRRPKLWLVPAVLTGLLALLLSLLYMGGIISPNRDLRDLPVAIVNADQGKPPAGQRQNLGTQVAETVLADTSSDKADWRGLTRAQAQDELDSGKIYGALVIPANFSDSVAALTTPRATERPTMTVLTNPGMGSLGSSLASRIATTAAQQSSQAIGKQLKAAGADKEAGSTAGLLLTDPVGITTQVGHPIGDNSGLGLSAFYYTLLLVLAGFLGANMISMGVDTALGYADSEIGPWHTRRPTVPISRTQTLLLKMAMTAGITVLTTTLIMLATIAILGMDATHLPLLWVFSYCASLAVGLGVQAINAAFGGIGQLVSMFVFIVLGLPSSGATIPLEAVPGFYRFLGIFEPMRQLSGGVRAILFFDARADAGLARAWIMIAIGSVIAAAFGFAMTRYYDRKGLHRMTPQPSP, from the coding sequence ATGGACGACGACAACGCTCCCCGTCACTCCGGCACCGAGGCCCGCGCCTCCGCGCTCCTGCGCCGCCCCAAGCTGTGGCTGGTGCCCGCGGTCCTGACCGGGCTGCTCGCCCTGCTCCTCTCGCTGCTCTACATGGGCGGCATCATCAGCCCCAACCGCGACCTGCGCGACCTGCCCGTCGCGATCGTCAACGCCGACCAGGGCAAGCCCCCGGCCGGGCAGCGGCAGAACCTGGGAACCCAGGTCGCCGAGACCGTCCTCGCCGACACGTCGAGCGACAAGGCCGACTGGCGCGGGCTCACGCGGGCCCAGGCCCAGGACGAGCTGGACTCGGGCAAGATCTACGGCGCCCTGGTCATCCCCGCGAACTTCAGCGACTCCGTCGCCGCGCTCACCACCCCGCGCGCGACGGAGCGGCCGACGATGACGGTGCTCACCAACCCCGGCATGGGCAGCCTCGGTTCCTCCCTGGCGAGCAGGATCGCCACGACGGCCGCGCAGCAGTCCTCCCAGGCCATCGGCAAGCAGCTGAAGGCGGCGGGCGCCGACAAGGAAGCGGGCTCCACCGCGGGCCTGCTCCTGACCGACCCGGTCGGCATCACCACCCAGGTCGGCCACCCCATCGGCGACAACAGCGGCCTGGGCCTGAGCGCGTTCTACTACACCCTGCTGCTCGTCCTGGCCGGGTTCCTCGGCGCCAACATGATCAGCATGGGCGTCGACACCGCTCTCGGCTACGCCGACAGTGAGATCGGCCCCTGGCACACCCGCCGCCCGACCGTGCCGATCAGCCGCACGCAGACCCTGCTCCTGAAGATGGCCATGACCGCGGGCATCACGGTCCTGACCACCACCCTGATCATGCTGGCCACGATCGCGATCCTCGGCATGGACGCCACCCACCTGCCGCTGCTGTGGGTCTTCTCCTACTGCGCGAGCCTCGCGGTGGGCCTGGGGGTCCAGGCCATCAACGCGGCCTTCGGCGGGATCGGCCAGCTGGTGTCCATGTTCGTGTTCATCGTCCTGGGCCTCCCCTCCTCCGGGGCCACCATCCCGCTGGAGGCGGTCCCCGGCTTCTACCGCTTCCTCGGCATCTTCGAGCCCATGCGCCAGCTCAGCGGCGGCGTCCGCGCCATCCTCTTCTTCGACGCCCGCGCCGACGCCGGCCTCGCCCGCGCATGGATCATGATCGCGATCGGGAGCGTCATCGCCGCGGCCTTCGGGTTCGCGATGACCCGTTACTACGACCGCAAGGGACTGCACCGGATGACTCCGCAGCCCTCGCCCTGA
- a CDS encoding esterase/lipase family protein codes for MRRISVPLTIAAAAALLMPLTTARADEAPKAARTPVIFVHGYNADPGVWGSLREDFKASGYTDAELFSWGYDTSRSVNEVLSGRFAAYVEEVRARSGAAKVDIVAHSFGSLVTRWYVKHGGGTGTVAHWASLAGPNHGTSTAWACAAWSQACRDMTPGSYVQDGLAEGDETPGDVAYATWWSNCDEVINPDASVRIDGATNNAAGCLKHNDLLGDDGVSQGVRAFVGG; via the coding sequence CTGCGCCGAATCTCCGTCCCGCTGACCATCGCGGCCGCCGCCGCCCTGCTGATGCCGCTGACCACGGCCAGGGCGGACGAGGCCCCGAAGGCCGCCCGCACTCCGGTGATCTTCGTCCACGGCTACAACGCCGATCCGGGCGTGTGGGGCTCCCTGCGCGAGGACTTCAAGGCGTCCGGATACACGGACGCCGAGCTGTTCTCCTGGGGGTACGACACCAGCCGGTCGGTGAACGAGGTGCTCTCCGGGAGGTTCGCCGCGTACGTCGAGGAGGTGCGGGCACGGTCCGGCGCCGCCAAGGTGGACATCGTCGCCCACTCCTTCGGCAGCCTCGTCACCCGCTGGTACGTCAAGCACGGCGGCGGCACCGGGACGGTCGCCCACTGGGCCTCCCTCGCGGGCCCCAACCACGGCACCTCCACGGCCTGGGCCTGCGCCGCGTGGTCCCAGGCCTGCCGTGACATGACACCGGGTTCGTACGTACAGGACGGGCTCGCCGAGGGCGACGAGACACCGGGGGACGTCGCCTACGCGACCTGGTGGTCCAACTGCGACGAGGTCATCAACCCGGACGCCAGTGTGCGGATCGACGGCGCTACGAACAACGCGGCGGGGTGCCTGAAACACAACGACCTGCTGGGCGACGACGGGGTGTCACAGGGAGTGCGGGCCTTCGTGGGCGGCTAG
- a CDS encoding FadR/GntR family transcriptional regulator, which yields MSDALRPMGRTKLYEQVLDRLRAYVGEGGLRAGDRLPPERELAQRLGVSRASVKQAIVVLEVQGLVEVRHGGGTYLVKNSLDAEPVERLVERKRRLPDVLEAREALETKLAELAAERRTDEDLRAMRDALDTMAREIEAGERGVEGDRLFHAAVTAAAHSALLAEFMRSIAEQITESRNESLRQVRRPARSLAQHHEILDAIEAGRGRAAAAAMRRHVRTVAKVRLLDWNPEGEASAPDQAEA from the coding sequence ATGTCTGACGCGCTGCGCCCCATGGGCAGGACGAAGCTGTACGAGCAGGTGCTCGACCGGCTGCGTGCCTACGTCGGTGAAGGAGGCCTGCGCGCCGGTGACCGGCTGCCGCCCGAACGCGAACTGGCCCAGCGCCTCGGCGTGTCCCGCGCCTCCGTCAAGCAGGCCATCGTCGTACTCGAAGTGCAGGGCCTGGTCGAGGTGCGGCACGGCGGCGGCACCTATCTGGTCAAGAACAGCCTGGACGCCGAGCCCGTGGAGCGGCTCGTGGAGCGCAAGCGGCGGCTGCCCGACGTCCTTGAGGCGCGCGAGGCCCTGGAGACCAAACTCGCCGAACTGGCCGCCGAGCGGCGCACGGACGAGGACCTGCGGGCGATGCGGGACGCCCTCGACACGATGGCGCGGGAGATCGAGGCGGGCGAGCGCGGCGTCGAGGGCGACCGGCTCTTCCACGCCGCCGTGACCGCGGCCGCCCACAGCGCGCTGCTCGCCGAGTTCATGCGCTCCATCGCCGAGCAGATCACCGAGAGCCGCAACGAGTCGCTGCGGCAGGTGCGCCGCCCCGCCCGCTCCCTCGCCCAGCATCACGAGATCCTCGACGCGATCGAGGCGGGCCGGGGCCGGGCGGCGGCGGCCGCGATGCGCCGTCATGTGCGGACGGTCGCGAAGGTGCGGCTCCTCGACTGGAACCCGGAGGGCGAGGCGAGCGCTCCGGATCAGGCCGAGGCGTGA
- a CDS encoding SLC13 family permease: MSAELISILVLVVVFVIATTRSINMGALAFAAAFVVGELVADLDADGIFAGFPGDLFVVLVGVTYLFAIARANGTTDWLVHASIRLVRGRIVLIPWVMFVITGALTAIGAVSPAAVAIVAPIALSFAAQYGISPLLMGAMVVHGAQGGGFSPISIYGSIVNGIVEREKLPGNEVALFLASLVVNLLIAGIVFVLFGGLKLGRLGSVEAKAGTADRTESRAESRAMNAGPEQAKSAENEAGSRLDPAKIATLAALVALVVAVLGFDLDAGLSAITLAVILSAFWPDSSRKAVGEIAWPTVLLICGVLTYVGVLEEMGTIDWAGEGVSDIGVPLLAALLLCYIGALVSAFASSVGIMGALIPLAVPFLAQGEIGAVGMIAALAVSATVVDVSPFSTNGALVLAAAPDVDRERFFRQLMIYGGIVVAVVPAAVWLAFVVPGFG, encoded by the coding sequence ATGTCCGCCGAACTGATCTCCATCCTCGTACTCGTGGTGGTCTTCGTGATCGCCACCACCCGCTCCATCAACATGGGCGCGCTCGCCTTCGCCGCCGCGTTCGTGGTCGGCGAACTGGTCGCCGACCTCGACGCGGACGGCATCTTCGCCGGGTTCCCCGGCGATCTCTTCGTCGTCCTGGTCGGTGTCACCTATCTGTTCGCCATCGCCCGCGCCAACGGCACCACGGACTGGCTGGTGCACGCGTCCATACGCCTGGTGCGCGGGCGGATCGTGCTGATCCCCTGGGTGATGTTCGTGATCACCGGGGCGCTCACCGCGATCGGCGCCGTCAGTCCGGCCGCCGTGGCGATCGTCGCGCCGATCGCCCTGAGCTTCGCCGCCCAGTACGGAATCAGCCCGCTCCTGATGGGCGCCATGGTGGTGCACGGGGCCCAGGGCGGCGGCTTCTCCCCCATCAGCATCTACGGCTCGATCGTCAACGGCATCGTGGAGCGCGAGAAGCTGCCCGGGAACGAGGTCGCGCTCTTCCTCGCCTCGCTCGTCGTCAATCTCCTCATCGCCGGGATCGTGTTCGTCCTCTTCGGCGGGCTGAAACTGGGCCGTCTCGGAAGCGTCGAGGCGAAGGCCGGGACGGCGGACCGGACGGAGAGCCGAGCGGAGAGCCGGGCCATGAACGCCGGTCCGGAACAGGCCAAGTCGGCCGAGAACGAGGCGGGTTCGCGGCTCGATCCGGCCAAGATCGCCACTCTCGCCGCCCTGGTCGCCCTCGTCGTCGCCGTGCTCGGCTTCGACCTCGACGCCGGTCTGAGCGCCATCACCCTGGCCGTGATCCTGAGCGCGTTCTGGCCGGACTCCAGCCGCAAGGCCGTCGGCGAGATCGCCTGGCCCACCGTGCTGCTGATCTGCGGTGTGCTCACCTACGTCGGTGTGCTCGAAGAGATGGGCACCATCGACTGGGCCGGTGAGGGCGTGTCCGACATCGGCGTCCCGCTCCTCGCCGCCCTGCTGCTCTGCTACATCGGGGCGCTCGTCTCCGCGTTCGCCTCCTCCGTCGGCATCATGGGCGCGCTGATCCCGCTCGCCGTGCCGTTCCTGGCCCAGGGCGAGATCGGCGCGGTCGGCATGATCGCGGCGCTCGCCGTCTCCGCCACCGTCGTGGACGTCAGCCCCTTCTCGACCAACGGCGCCCTGGTGCTCGCCGCCGCCCCTGACGTGGACCGGGAACGCTTCTTCCGGCAGCTGATGATCTATGGCGGGATCGTGGTGGCCGTGGTACCGGCTGCGGTGTGGCTCGCCTTCGTGGTGCCAGGATTCGGGTAG